The Marixanthomonas ophiurae genome has a segment encoding these proteins:
- a CDS encoding Arc family DNA binding domain-containing protein codes for MPKKKAFALRVNEDMMKAVEKWAADEFRSTNGQIEWMLHEMLKDAKRLPKKKE; via the coding sequence ATGCCTAAAAAGAAAGCCTTCGCCTTGCGCGTTAATGAAGACATGATGAAAGCCGTGGAAAAGTGGGCCGCAGATGAGTTCCGTAGCACCAATGGACAGATTGAATGGATGTTGCATGAAATGCTGAAAGATGCCAAAAGACTTCCGAAGAAGAAAGAGTGA